Sequence from the Candidatus Nanopelagicales bacterium genome:
GGCGCGTCAGCCCTCGCGGTCGTGATTAGCACCTTCACCGGCGCCACAAGACCCGGCCAAGGAACGCGAGCTGGCGCATCCAGGATCGCGTCGTCGACTCGGTTCAACACGAGCACCACATCCGCCGCAACGAGCACGGGACCCGCTCACGGGCGAGATCCTCGATCAGGCGTTCGCCTGGGAAGATACTGGTAGGGAAGCGTAATGACGCCATCCATGACCCTCTCCATAACTGAGATGTATATTTCAGTTATGCGTAGCGCTGGTCCCGCTCTGCTTCCGGTGTTCCGGTCGCAGCATCAGGCCGAGCTGTTGATGTGGCTCTTCCTTCACCCAGACGACGAGTACGGCGTGACCGAACTCGCCGCGCGCCTGGGCGTGCCCCTGTCGACCCTGCACCGCGAAGTTGTCCGCCTTGACGAGTCCGGCCTCATCGCCAGCCGGACAATGGGCCGCAACCGCCTGGTGCGAGCCAATGCCGCCCACCACGCAGCCAAGCCACTAACACAGTTGCTGGAGGTTACTTTCGGGCCGAAAGCCGTCATTGCCGAGGAGTTCGCCATCCCGGGCGTGAACAAGGTCATGATCTTCGGGTCATGGGCCGCTCGGTACGCCGGTGAGGCCGGGCAGCTGCCACACGACATCGATGTTCTGGTCGTGGGCAAGGTCGATCGGGCCGACCTCTACGAGGCAGCGGACCGCGCGCAGGCCCGCCTCGGCATCGAGGTCAACGCGTTGGTCCGTTCTGTTAGGCAGTGGGACGACCCGGCCGATGCGCTGGTCAACCAGATCAAGGCTTCAGCGCACATCGCGGTGCTGGACGAATCCGCGATGGTGGGTGCCTGATGGCCAGGTGGCAGCGAGGCCAGGCCGAGGTTGAAGCTCTCATCGCAACCGGAGACCTGCAGAAGCTCACCGGCGAGGCAGCCAATGGCGAGCGCCTTCTGCGGAAGGCATCGACGACCTTGGAGACGGCGAGGTCAGCGATCAACAGCGACCCGGACTCGGCGTTGGTGCTCGCCTACGACGCCGCCAGGCAAGCGCTGACCGACGGGATTTCCGACTCCGTCCTCGGCCCAGAAGCCGACGAACTGTCAGTAGCACCCGTTGTTTGGTAATATCGACCAACGCTAGGTGGTGTATGACAGTGGCACGCGTGATCACCCGCTCGGTCGCAGACGTCGTCGAGCAACTCGAACTCGACGGCGACACGGTCGTGACCATCAACCGGCTGGCGGGTGTCATGCGCCAACTTGGTCTCAGCGGAGACCCCCGGCGGCTCGCCTATGAGCTGCAGCGAGACGGCTGGCTGGGCAATCTCCGGACGCGACACGCCTGGGAGTTCCTTCCCGGTGCGCGGGGCGGCCGATACGGCTCAGGAGACCGGTTCATCGAGTTCCGTGCCCAGCAAGCCGTCAACGCAACGTGGCCAGGGGTGCTCGCGATGGAGTCCGCCGCCTCGGTGCTCGGCCTCGCCCAGCGCGTCCCCGAGCAGGAGGTCGTCGCGCTGGCTGAAGGCGAACCGTTCCCGAAAGCACTGACCGGACGGTGGCGGTATGTCCGCATACACATCTCCGAGGAGGGAATCGCGAGTATCAACGGCCTACGCACCTGGGACCGCGAGGGTCTCATCGTCGGGGTCGCCGTTCGCCCGTCGTCGTACAAGGATGTCGCCGGCCTCGGGCAGTGGATGTCCGCCTCCGTCTACGAAGCCGACATCGAGAAGATCATCCGACTACTGCAACCGATGACCGCAGCAGCCCGTCAACGAGCCGCCTACCTCCTGTGGGCGTCGGAGAACCTCGGTGGCGCCGAGCGGATCGTCGCCGCCTACCCACCGACCGCGACCGCATGGCTCGGGCCGCGCCAGCCCGGTGGTCGCTACGAGCCGTTGACCAAGGTGAGCGACACCCTCGTCCACAACTACTTGAGTGTCGGGAACGGCTCATGAGCCGACTCACCGAGGGCCATCTCGTCCGCCACTACCGGGGCGCGAGGGGTGGGCGAGACGCTGCATTGCTCGACATCGCTCAGGACCATGGCCTCCATCTGCTGCACGAAGCCGGGCTCTTCCAGCAAGGACTGGTGTTCAAGGGCGGCACCGCTCTGAGGAAGTTCCGGGCCGGCAACGCTGGCCGCTTCTCCACTGACCTGGACTTCGCCGCGCCCGGCGAGGAACTGGGGCTCGCAGTACTTCAGGCACTCGATGGCGTCGAGATCGACGGGTTCTCGTTCGCGATCGAGAACCTGGGTGACGACGGCCGACGTGGAGACCTCCGGGTTGACACTCCGTTCGGCAGTCCGCGGCTCGGCGCGAAGGTCGAGCTGGCCCGGCATAAGCTCAGTCTCGCCCCCGACGTGCTCGAACCGATTCACATGCCCATTCACGACCGCTACGGCTTCGCCATGCCGCCCATCCCCGTGGTGTGCGTGGAGGAGGCGGCCGCCGAGAAGCTCGCCCGCTACCGCAG
This genomic interval carries:
- a CDS encoding winged helix-turn-helix domain-containing protein, which gives rise to MRSAGPALLPVFRSQHQAELLMWLFLHPDDEYGVTELAARLGVPLSTLHREVVRLDESGLIASRTMGRNRLVRANAAHHAAKPLTQLLEVTFGPKAVIAEEFAIPGVNKVMIFGSWAARYAGEAGQLPHDIDVLVVGKVDRADLYEAADRAQARLGIEVNALVRSVRQWDDPADALVNQIKASAHIAVLDESAMVGA
- a CDS encoding type IV toxin-antitoxin system AbiEi family antitoxin, encoding MTVARVITRSVADVVEQLELDGDTVVTINRLAGVMRQLGLSGDPRRLAYELQRDGWLGNLRTRHAWEFLPGARGGRYGSGDRFIEFRAQQAVNATWPGVLAMESAASVLGLAQRVPEQEVVALAEGEPFPKALTGRWRYVRIHISEEGIASINGLRTWDREGLIVGVAVRPSSYKDVAGLGQWMSASVYEADIEKIIRLLQPMTAAARQRAAYLLWASENLGGAERIVAAYPPTATAWLGPRQPGGRYEPLTKVSDTLVHNYLSVGNGS
- a CDS encoding nucleotidyl transferase AbiEii/AbiGii toxin family protein: MSRLTEGHLVRHYRGARGGRDAALLDIAQDHGLHLLHEAGLFQQGLVFKGGTALRKFRAGNAGRFSTDLDFAAPGEELGLAVLQALDGVEIDGFSFAIENLGDDGRRGDLRVDTPFGSPRLGAKVELARHKLSLAPDVLEPIHMPIHDRYGFAMPPIPVVCVEEAAAEKLARYRRVPLARDLYDLQWYAGAGAMDEPLVRRLWVLKVYRDIVVDGRGTKPIDPDDVLAARTSKDFRPEDIGYLTKPVRIDEWIATVRTRYAFIADLDATERRWVECNERDRYEVESALASVRGS